CGTGCCATCCATGTAATCCGCCGAAAACAGCCGGTTCAGCGACAACATGGAGGCCAGCAGCGCCGCCACCCACACCACGCCGGGGCCGATCACCTGCAGGGTGTTGGTCTCCGGGCCTATACCCAAGGGAAACAGGCTCACCACAATGACGAAAAAAAACAGCGTGGTCAGCACATCCGCCCGCCGCCGCAGGGCCAGGGTGATGTCGCGCTTGATCACGCAGCTCAGCGCCGCCCACACCGGTGTTATTCCCCCAGACGCACGTGCCGCACCGAGCGGTCGGTGATGGCCACTTCCTGATGGGTGGTCAACACCACCATCCCCCCAGTATCCAAATGCTCACTGAACACCGCCTGAACCGTGCCCACGGTCTTCACGTCCAGGGCGTTGAAGGGTTCATCCACGATCCACAAACGGGCCCCGGCCAACAGCAGACGGGCCAGGGCCGCACGGCGTTTCTGGCCCTGGGACAGCACTTTGCCGGGCAGTTCCGCGCAAGCCTTCAGCCCCAGACGCCCGATGGCGTCGAAAGCGCGGTCCTCACTGTCCCGCACGCCGGCGAGCGCGGCGGAAATCAGCAAATTCTCCAGGGTACTCAGTTCGTCCTTGATGCCGTTCAAATGGCCGATGTAGGCCATTTCCCGGTAATAGTCCTCGCGCAGACGGCGGATGTTCTCACCGCCCCAGCGGACTTCGCCGTCCTCGGGCAGCACCAAACCGCTCAGGGTACGCAGCAACGTGGTCTTGCCCGCCCCGTTGGGGCCGTGAACGTAAAGCAGCTCGCCCGCTTCCAGGGAAAAATTCAGACCTTCGAACAAACGGCGGTCACCGCGCACGCAGGCGAGATCCAATACCTCCAGCATTCAAAAACCCGGACCGGTGGCGAAAATAGCCCGAGAGTATAGCAAGGCCCGCCCGGGCCGGCCTAGTGCGACGGGGCGGCCCGCCTGCATTTCGCCTCGTTTTGGTCTGGCCACTCCCCTGGCTCCCCCGGACCGTGCCCTTCACCGCTCCAACACCAAGCGAAAACCGTTGCTGGCATCGTCCAGGTGGGGTGCGTAACTGCCCCGCACAGCGGAACGGGCATACTCCAAGGGGCTGTTCCAGCCGCCGCCGCGCACCATGCGCTGGCTGCAGTCACCGCCCGGCCAGTTCCGGGCATCGGGCGGCGCCCCCTGGTAGTTCTCATGATAACAGTCCTGCACCCATTCCCACACGTTGCCGTAAACGTCGTACAAGCCCCAGGGATTGGGCAGGGCCCGCCCCACGGGCCGGGTACCGATGTTCTCGCTGGTCTGGCCAAACCAGGCGTACCGGGGCAGCAGATCGGGATCGTCGCCGAAAAACCAGCGTCCTGCGCCGCCGGCGCGGGCGGCGTACTCCCATTCCGCCTCGGTGGGCAGGCGGTAACGCCGCCCCCCCTCGCGCTGATTCAGCGCCTGAATGAAGGACTGCACATCAAGCCAGGTCACCCGGTCCACCGGCCGCTGGGGGTGACGAAACAGACTGGGGTTGCCCCCCATCACCGCCTCCCACTGAGCCTGGGTGATCTCGTATCGGGACATCAAAAAGGGCTGCACATGCACCTCGTGGGCGGGCTGCTCGCCAGGATCACCCCCCGGCGGGCTGCCCATCGTAAAGGTGCCGCCGGGTATGGCCACGAATTCGATTCCCACAGAATCGGTAAACACCGCCCCCTGCCCCCCGGCCGGTTCCCGCGGCGCCTTCTGCTCCACCG
This genomic window from Gammaproteobacteria bacterium contains:
- a CDS encoding formylglycine-generating enzyme family protein, which codes for MNVEGLGGRAWMGVVAPVAAVLLLALVLLLTVEQKAPREPAGGQGAVFTDSVGIEFVAIPGGTFTMGSPPGGDPGEQPAHEVHVQPFLMSRYEITQAQWEAVMGGNPSLFRHPQRPVDRVTWLDVQSFIQALNQREGGRRYRLPTEAEWEYAARAGGAGRWFFGDDPDLLPRYAWFGQTSENIGTRPVGRALPNPWGLYDVYGNVWEWVQDCYHENYQGAPPDARNWPGGDCSQRMVRGGGWNSPLEYARSAVRGSYAPHLDDASNGFRLVLER
- the ccmA gene encoding cytochrome c biogenesis heme-transporting ATPase CcmA; translated protein: MLEVLDLACVRGDRRLFEGLNFSLEAGELLYVHGPNGAGKTTLLRTLSGLVLPEDGEVRWGGENIRRLREDYYREMAYIGHLNGIKDELSTLENLLISAALAGVRDSEDRAFDAIGRLGLKACAELPGKVLSQGQKRRAALARLLLAGARLWIVDEPFNALDVKTVGTVQAVFSEHLDTGGMVVLTTHQEVAITDRSVRHVRLGE